From Carya illinoinensis cultivar Pawnee chromosome 5, C.illinoinensisPawnee_v1, whole genome shotgun sequence, one genomic window encodes:
- the LOC122309007 gene encoding putative disease resistance RPP13-like protein 1 isoform X1, whose protein sequence is MAVGELFLGAFLQVLFAELASPVVRAFARREGLEKKLDKWRKTLLTIQKVLDDAEEKELHSENTAVKEWLEDLKDLAYDVEDILDEFVTQAPRRKLKGKNQATTSKVRNLIPAYFSGLGSRLESNIKEISTRFEDLAARKEKLNLRQNVDRRPHGIRGPLAPTSIVNEDVYGREGDKKALLDSLRSQGSNDQVSVIPIIGMGGIGKTTLAQFVYNDEEVKSSFEPRAWTCVSEDFDAIRVTKAILKSLSHGSNDDNDLNLLQIKLSEALKGKKFLVILDDLWNENYNDWRILLAPFKAGAPGSVVIITTRNRGVSNITGTTQAYQLDLLSNDAAVSIFTQHAFGVEDFSSHAHLKDIGLEIVRKCKGLPLAVKTLGGLLRSEKNRDKWEEVLKSEIWDIPEKKSGIVPALMLSYYHLPSHLKRCFAYCSILPKDYEFEKKHVVLLWMAEGLIQQGKEEKEMEILGEEYFLDLLARSFFQQSNNNKSRFVMHDLINDLAKSVAGNTCFRMEDRVEGSKQGSIFKKARHMSYLGSYCDGFKKFEAFSELTCLRTFLPLMLPFPGDCHLTSYVSRELLPKLRCLRVLSLKGYFITKISNSIGDIMHLRYLDLSRTCITSLPESTTTLYNLQTLLLEQCLQLKKLPSTFGNLVNLRHLNILGTISLKAMPPHIGKLTCLRTLSDFIVGKDCCSGLKELGSLSHLRGTLCISKLENVIEPEDARGMNLSGKPNLDGLSLGWSEDIDDSKDRTSEKEFLNLLQPHKVLKELTIRCYGGTDFPTWLNCPSLPNLVFLTIENCKKCTSLPPLGKLPSLRVLSIAGMASMKSMGPEVCGDGSSQPFRSLETLNFKNMVEWENWSPCEAFSNLRELSIKNCPKLSGNIPNHLPSLENVEIDGCCRNLVVSVASFPDRCKIKFGGSEGVVCGRSEVDFSSLNLMHLSTISEFESQMKVLITMGGLANVQKLMVYGLKELTHLWSNAVGSFPHLPSLRYLQVSDCPKLVSLVAKGQLPPTLKELRIRDCKNIQILVEEDDTANSCGNSGDNTRSHDLQDLSISDCPSLKSLISSGELPTTLQTLEIDSCPELESIAKELHHNSLLKSLSIFECRNLKSLPTGIHSLSHLSDIQIWNCPSLDFLPDGELLPANLTRLRVDSCEKMQAVVNRSIHTCTSLQVLRMTKCPRALVCFPEEGFPTNLTSLSIYDSSIAQGLFEWGLHRIASLRVLRICDGTSHLVSFQEMNLPTSLTDLHIFDFPNLEYLSPEGFRNLTSLEYLCISNCEKLASLPKKGLPPSLRKLDIRDCKKLTSFPTNCLPPSLLVLRIEGCPDLGEWCKKERGREGSTIARIPKVFLASTT, encoded by the coding sequence ATGGCAGTGGGAGAGCTCTTTCTTGGTGCGTTCCTTCAAGTGTTATTTGCCGAATTGGCTTCACCCGTGGTGCGGGCCTTTGCACGCCGAGAGGGACTTGAAAAAAAGCTGGACAAGTGGCGCAAGACGCTGTTAACGATTCAAAAGGTGCTTGATGATGCAGAGGAGAAGGAATTACATTCTGAGAATACGGCAGTAAAAGAGTGGCTGGAGGATCTCAAAGACTTGGCCTACGATGTGGAGGACATACTCGATGAGTTTGTCACACAAGCTCCGCGACGCAAATTAAAGGGTAAAAATCAGGCAACGACTAGTAAGGTACGGAATCTCATCCCTGCTTATTTTAGTGGTTTAGGAAGTAGGCTGGAGTCAAATATCAAGGAAATCAGTACTCGATTTGAAGATCTAGCGGCACGAAAAGAGAAACTCAATTTGAGACAAAATGTTGACAGGAGGCCACATGGAATAAGAGGGCCACTGGCCCCAACTTCTATAGTGAATGAAGACGTTTACGGCAGGGAAGGAGATAAAAAGGCTTTACTTGATTCATTGCGGAGTCAAGGATCAAATGATCAAGTCTCTGTGATTCCTATAATTGGTATGGGGGGTATTGGAAAGACAACCCTTGCCCAGTTTGTATACAATGATGAAGAAGTCAAAAGTTCGTTTGAGCCTAGAGCTTGGACTTGCGTTTCTGAAGATTTCGATGCTATTAGGGTCACGAAAGCAATTTTAAAATCTCTTAGCCATGGAAGCAATGATGATAATGATTTGAATTTGTTGCAAATCAAATTAAGTGAGGCCCTAAAAGGGAAGAAATTTCTAGTCATTCTGGATGATCTTTGGAATGAGAATTATAATGATTGGAGAATCTTACTTGCTCCTTTCAAAGCAGGCGCTCCAGGAAGTGTAGTTATCATCACAACTCGCAATCGAGGAGTTTCAAATATCACAGGTACCACTCAAGCTTACCAGCTGGATTTGTTGTCAAATGACGCTGCTGTGTCCATATTTACCCAACATGCCTTTGGGGTAGAAGACTTTTCTTCACATGCACACCTCAAAGACATTGGTTTGGAAATCGTTCGAAAATGTAAAGGCTTGCCTTTAGCGGTGAAAACCCTTGGAGGCCTCTTACGTTCAGAAAAGAACCGTGATAAGTGGGAGGAAGTATTGAAAAGCGAGATATGGGATATTCCAGAGAAGAAAAGTGGAATCGTTCCAGCTCTTATGTTGAGCTACTATCATCTCCCATCGCATTTGAAGAGATGTTTTGCATACTGTTCTATACTCCCAAAAGATTATGAGTTTGAAAAGAAGCATGTGGTTCTATTATGGATGGCAGAAGGCTTGATTCAAcaaggaaaagaggaaaaagaaatggaaatttTGGGTGAAGAGTATTTTCTTGATTTGTTGGCAAGGTCATTTTTCCAACaatccaacaacaataaatctcGATTTGTGATGCATGACCTCATCAATGACTTGGCTAAATCTGTTGCAGGAAATACATGCTTTAGAATGGAAGATAGAGTTGAGGGTAGTAAACAAGGGAGTATTTTTAAAAAGGCTCGCCATATGTCTTACCTAGGTTCCTATTGTGATGGCTTTAAAAAGTTTGAGGCCTTTTCTGAACTCACATGTTTACGTACCTTCTTACCTTTAATGTTGCCATTTCCTGGGGATTGTCATTTGACCAGTTATGTTTCTCGTGAGTTGTTGCCAAAATTACGATGTTTGAGGGTGCTCTCATTGAAAGGTTACTTCATAACCAAGATATCGAATTCAATTGGTGATATCATGCATCTACGGTATCTTGACCTGTCTCGCACTTGCATCACCAGCTTGCCTGAATCAACAACCACTCTTTACAATTTACAAACATTGTTGTTAGAACAATGCCTACAGCTAAAGAAACTACCTTCAACATTTGGGAACCTGGTCAACTTACGTCACCTCAATATTTTAGGAACTATATCACTAAAAGCAATGCCTCCGCATATAGGCAAATTAACTTGTCTTCGAACGTTGTCTGATTTCATTGTGGGAAAAGATTGTTGCTCAGGGTTGAAGGAGCTAGGATCTTTGTCGCATCTTCGAGGTACACTCTGCATTTCAAAATTGGAGAACGTGATTGAGCCAGAGGATGCAAGGGGCATGAATTTAAGTGGTAAGCCGAACCTTGATGGGTTGTCATTGGGATGGAGTGAAGACATTGATGACTCAAAGGACAGAACAAGTGAAAAGGAGTTTCTTAACTTGCTACAGCCTCacaaagttttgaaagaactgaCTATCAGATGCTATGGGGGTACAGATTTTCCGACATGGTTAAACTGCCCTTCCCTTCCTAATCTGGTGTTCTTAACTATTGAAAATTGTAAAAAGTGCACATCATTGCCCCCATTGGGGAAACTTCCATCACTCAGAGTCCTTTCGATCGCAGGTATGGCTAGCATGAAGAGTATGGGTCCTGAAGTTTGTGGGGATGGCTCATCACAACCTTTTAGATCCTTGGAGACtctaaatttcaagaatatggtGGAGTGGGAGAACTGGAGTCCTTGTGAAGCATTCTCAAACTTACGTGAGCTCTCTATTAAAAATTGTCCCAAGCTGTCGGGAAATATACCAAACCACCTTCCTTCACTTGAAAATGTTGAGATAGATGGATGTTGTCGGAACTTAGTGGTCTCAGTTGCAAGCTTTCCAGATCgatgcaaaataaaatttggggGATCAGAAGGGGTGGTGTGCGGAAGATCAGAAGTTGATTTTAGCTCGCTGAATTTGATGCATCTTTCAACAATTTCAGAATTTGAGTCTCAAATGAAAGTGTTAATTACAATGGGTGGGCTGGCAAATGTACAAAAGTTAATGGTTTATGGATTGAAGGAACTGACGCATTTGTGGTCAAATGCGGTGGGATCATTTCCACATCTCCCAAGTCTTCGTTATCTGCAGGTTTCTGATTGTCCAAAACTAGTTTCGTTGGTAGCTAAAGGCCAGCTGCCTCCAACTCTAAAGGAACTACGTATACGGGATTGCAAAAATATTCAGATTTTGGTAGAGGAGGATGACACGGCCAACAGCTGCGGCAACAGCGGTGACAACACCAGATCTCATGATCTTCAGGATTTGAGCATTTCCGACTGTCCATCCCTCAAATCCCTAATATCAAGCGGTGAATTACCAACAACACTTCAAACATTAGAGATTGATTCATGTCCAGAGCTAGAGTCAATAGCGAAGGAATTACATCATAATTCATTGCTTAAATCTCTTAGcatttttgagtgtcgaaacCTTAAATCCTTACCCACCGGTATACACAGTCTCAGCCATCTAAGCGATATTCAAATTTGGAATTGTCCAAGTCTCGATTTCTTACCGGACGGTGAGTTGCTCCCTGCCAACCTGACAAGGCTTCGTGTTGACAGCTGCGAGAAAATGCAAGCGGTGGTCAATCGCAGCATACACACTTGCACCTCTCTTCAAGTTTTGAGGATGACGAAATGTCCAAGAGCACTTGTATGCTTTCCAGAAGAAGGTTTTCCCACCAACCTAACATCTCTTTCGATCTATGATAGCAGTATCGCTCAGGGCTTGTTTGAGTGGGGGTTGCACAGGATTGCCTCTCTCAGAGTTCTTCGAATTTGCGATGGAACTTCGCACCTGGTGTCCTTTCAAGAGATGAATCTGCCTACTTCTCTAACCGATTTGCACATCTTTGACTTTCCAAATCTGGAATACTTGTCTCCCGAGGGCTTTCGAAACCTCACATCACTTGAATATCTGTGTATCAGCAATTGCGAAAAACTCGCGTCCTTACCAAAGAAGGGCCTACCTCCCTCACTCCGAAAACTTGATATTAGGGATTGTAAAAAGTTAACGTCATTTCCAACAAATTGCCTGCCTCCCTCACTCCTGGTGCTTCGGATCGAGGGATGTCCTGATTTGGGAGAATGGTGCAAGAAAGAACGAGGACGGGAGGGGTCTACGATAGCCCGCATTCCCAAAGTATTCCTAGCTTCCACCACCTGA
- the LOC122309007 gene encoding putative disease resistance RPP13-like protein 1 isoform X2 gives MGGIGKTTLAQFVYNDEEVKSSFEPRAWTCVSEDFDAIRVTKAILKSLSHGSNDDNDLNLLQIKLSEALKGKKFLVILDDLWNENYNDWRILLAPFKAGAPGSVVIITTRNRGVSNITGTTQAYQLDLLSNDAAVSIFTQHAFGVEDFSSHAHLKDIGLEIVRKCKGLPLAVKTLGGLLRSEKNRDKWEEVLKSEIWDIPEKKSGIVPALMLSYYHLPSHLKRCFAYCSILPKDYEFEKKHVVLLWMAEGLIQQGKEEKEMEILGEEYFLDLLARSFFQQSNNNKSRFVMHDLINDLAKSVAGNTCFRMEDRVEGSKQGSIFKKARHMSYLGSYCDGFKKFEAFSELTCLRTFLPLMLPFPGDCHLTSYVSRELLPKLRCLRVLSLKGYFITKISNSIGDIMHLRYLDLSRTCITSLPESTTTLYNLQTLLLEQCLQLKKLPSTFGNLVNLRHLNILGTISLKAMPPHIGKLTCLRTLSDFIVGKDCCSGLKELGSLSHLRGTLCISKLENVIEPEDARGMNLSGKPNLDGLSLGWSEDIDDSKDRTSEKEFLNLLQPHKVLKELTIRCYGGTDFPTWLNCPSLPNLVFLTIENCKKCTSLPPLGKLPSLRVLSIAGMASMKSMGPEVCGDGSSQPFRSLETLNFKNMVEWENWSPCEAFSNLRELSIKNCPKLSGNIPNHLPSLENVEIDGCCRNLVVSVASFPDRCKIKFGGSEGVVCGRSEVDFSSLNLMHLSTISEFESQMKVLITMGGLANVQKLMVYGLKELTHLWSNAVGSFPHLPSLRYLQVSDCPKLVSLVAKGQLPPTLKELRIRDCKNIQILVEEDDTANSCGNSGDNTRSHDLQDLSISDCPSLKSLISSGELPTTLQTLEIDSCPELESIAKELHHNSLLKSLSIFECRNLKSLPTGIHSLSHLSDIQIWNCPSLDFLPDGELLPANLTRLRVDSCEKMQAVVNRSIHTCTSLQVLRMTKCPRALVCFPEEGFPTNLTSLSIYDSSIAQGLFEWGLHRIASLRVLRICDGTSHLVSFQEMNLPTSLTDLHIFDFPNLEYLSPEGFRNLTSLEYLCISNCEKLASLPKKGLPPSLRKLDIRDCKKLTSFPTNCLPPSLLVLRIEGCPDLGEWCKKERGREGSTIARIPKVFLASTT, from the coding sequence ATGGGGGGTATTGGAAAGACAACCCTTGCCCAGTTTGTATACAATGATGAAGAAGTCAAAAGTTCGTTTGAGCCTAGAGCTTGGACTTGCGTTTCTGAAGATTTCGATGCTATTAGGGTCACGAAAGCAATTTTAAAATCTCTTAGCCATGGAAGCAATGATGATAATGATTTGAATTTGTTGCAAATCAAATTAAGTGAGGCCCTAAAAGGGAAGAAATTTCTAGTCATTCTGGATGATCTTTGGAATGAGAATTATAATGATTGGAGAATCTTACTTGCTCCTTTCAAAGCAGGCGCTCCAGGAAGTGTAGTTATCATCACAACTCGCAATCGAGGAGTTTCAAATATCACAGGTACCACTCAAGCTTACCAGCTGGATTTGTTGTCAAATGACGCTGCTGTGTCCATATTTACCCAACATGCCTTTGGGGTAGAAGACTTTTCTTCACATGCACACCTCAAAGACATTGGTTTGGAAATCGTTCGAAAATGTAAAGGCTTGCCTTTAGCGGTGAAAACCCTTGGAGGCCTCTTACGTTCAGAAAAGAACCGTGATAAGTGGGAGGAAGTATTGAAAAGCGAGATATGGGATATTCCAGAGAAGAAAAGTGGAATCGTTCCAGCTCTTATGTTGAGCTACTATCATCTCCCATCGCATTTGAAGAGATGTTTTGCATACTGTTCTATACTCCCAAAAGATTATGAGTTTGAAAAGAAGCATGTGGTTCTATTATGGATGGCAGAAGGCTTGATTCAAcaaggaaaagaggaaaaagaaatggaaatttTGGGTGAAGAGTATTTTCTTGATTTGTTGGCAAGGTCATTTTTCCAACaatccaacaacaataaatctcGATTTGTGATGCATGACCTCATCAATGACTTGGCTAAATCTGTTGCAGGAAATACATGCTTTAGAATGGAAGATAGAGTTGAGGGTAGTAAACAAGGGAGTATTTTTAAAAAGGCTCGCCATATGTCTTACCTAGGTTCCTATTGTGATGGCTTTAAAAAGTTTGAGGCCTTTTCTGAACTCACATGTTTACGTACCTTCTTACCTTTAATGTTGCCATTTCCTGGGGATTGTCATTTGACCAGTTATGTTTCTCGTGAGTTGTTGCCAAAATTACGATGTTTGAGGGTGCTCTCATTGAAAGGTTACTTCATAACCAAGATATCGAATTCAATTGGTGATATCATGCATCTACGGTATCTTGACCTGTCTCGCACTTGCATCACCAGCTTGCCTGAATCAACAACCACTCTTTACAATTTACAAACATTGTTGTTAGAACAATGCCTACAGCTAAAGAAACTACCTTCAACATTTGGGAACCTGGTCAACTTACGTCACCTCAATATTTTAGGAACTATATCACTAAAAGCAATGCCTCCGCATATAGGCAAATTAACTTGTCTTCGAACGTTGTCTGATTTCATTGTGGGAAAAGATTGTTGCTCAGGGTTGAAGGAGCTAGGATCTTTGTCGCATCTTCGAGGTACACTCTGCATTTCAAAATTGGAGAACGTGATTGAGCCAGAGGATGCAAGGGGCATGAATTTAAGTGGTAAGCCGAACCTTGATGGGTTGTCATTGGGATGGAGTGAAGACATTGATGACTCAAAGGACAGAACAAGTGAAAAGGAGTTTCTTAACTTGCTACAGCCTCacaaagttttgaaagaactgaCTATCAGATGCTATGGGGGTACAGATTTTCCGACATGGTTAAACTGCCCTTCCCTTCCTAATCTGGTGTTCTTAACTATTGAAAATTGTAAAAAGTGCACATCATTGCCCCCATTGGGGAAACTTCCATCACTCAGAGTCCTTTCGATCGCAGGTATGGCTAGCATGAAGAGTATGGGTCCTGAAGTTTGTGGGGATGGCTCATCACAACCTTTTAGATCCTTGGAGACtctaaatttcaagaatatggtGGAGTGGGAGAACTGGAGTCCTTGTGAAGCATTCTCAAACTTACGTGAGCTCTCTATTAAAAATTGTCCCAAGCTGTCGGGAAATATACCAAACCACCTTCCTTCACTTGAAAATGTTGAGATAGATGGATGTTGTCGGAACTTAGTGGTCTCAGTTGCAAGCTTTCCAGATCgatgcaaaataaaatttggggGATCAGAAGGGGTGGTGTGCGGAAGATCAGAAGTTGATTTTAGCTCGCTGAATTTGATGCATCTTTCAACAATTTCAGAATTTGAGTCTCAAATGAAAGTGTTAATTACAATGGGTGGGCTGGCAAATGTACAAAAGTTAATGGTTTATGGATTGAAGGAACTGACGCATTTGTGGTCAAATGCGGTGGGATCATTTCCACATCTCCCAAGTCTTCGTTATCTGCAGGTTTCTGATTGTCCAAAACTAGTTTCGTTGGTAGCTAAAGGCCAGCTGCCTCCAACTCTAAAGGAACTACGTATACGGGATTGCAAAAATATTCAGATTTTGGTAGAGGAGGATGACACGGCCAACAGCTGCGGCAACAGCGGTGACAACACCAGATCTCATGATCTTCAGGATTTGAGCATTTCCGACTGTCCATCCCTCAAATCCCTAATATCAAGCGGTGAATTACCAACAACACTTCAAACATTAGAGATTGATTCATGTCCAGAGCTAGAGTCAATAGCGAAGGAATTACATCATAATTCATTGCTTAAATCTCTTAGcatttttgagtgtcgaaacCTTAAATCCTTACCCACCGGTATACACAGTCTCAGCCATCTAAGCGATATTCAAATTTGGAATTGTCCAAGTCTCGATTTCTTACCGGACGGTGAGTTGCTCCCTGCCAACCTGACAAGGCTTCGTGTTGACAGCTGCGAGAAAATGCAAGCGGTGGTCAATCGCAGCATACACACTTGCACCTCTCTTCAAGTTTTGAGGATGACGAAATGTCCAAGAGCACTTGTATGCTTTCCAGAAGAAGGTTTTCCCACCAACCTAACATCTCTTTCGATCTATGATAGCAGTATCGCTCAGGGCTTGTTTGAGTGGGGGTTGCACAGGATTGCCTCTCTCAGAGTTCTTCGAATTTGCGATGGAACTTCGCACCTGGTGTCCTTTCAAGAGATGAATCTGCCTACTTCTCTAACCGATTTGCACATCTTTGACTTTCCAAATCTGGAATACTTGTCTCCCGAGGGCTTTCGAAACCTCACATCACTTGAATATCTGTGTATCAGCAATTGCGAAAAACTCGCGTCCTTACCAAAGAAGGGCCTACCTCCCTCACTCCGAAAACTTGATATTAGGGATTGTAAAAAGTTAACGTCATTTCCAACAAATTGCCTGCCTCCCTCACTCCTGGTGCTTCGGATCGAGGGATGTCCTGATTTGGGAGAATGGTGCAAGAAAGAACGAGGACGGGAGGGGTCTACGATAGCCCGCATTCCCAAAGTATTCCTAGCTTCCACCACCTGA